In Methanomassiliicoccales archaeon, a genomic segment contains:
- a CDS encoding adenylate kinase: protein MDQKIVLMGPPGSGKGTQTERLCAELVFTKISTGDLLREAVRQGSPLGLKAKGFMDAGKLVPNELVIDLIKEKMKTVKGGVVLDGFPRNLEQAQMLDKITKVDLAIDLQVNEENLVKRLTMRRTCKNCAAVFHLEFNPPKVAGRCDKCGGELYQRTDDTEKTVRERLKVYKESTLPLVEYYKRKNVLKTVDAEGDIAEVYVRLAKAVKGK from the coding sequence ATGGACCAGAAGATCGTTCTCATGGGGCCGCCCGGCTCTGGCAAGGGCACGCAGACCGAGCGGCTATGCGCAGAGCTCGTTTTCACCAAGATCTCCACCGGGGACCTGTTGAGAGAGGCGGTCCGCCAGGGCTCGCCTCTGGGCCTCAAGGCAAAGGGCTTCATGGACGCGGGAAAACTGGTGCCGAACGAGCTCGTCATCGACCTCATCAAGGAGAAGATGAAAACGGTGAAGGGAGGGGTCGTCCTGGACGGTTTCCCTCGTAACCTAGAACAGGCGCAGATGCTGGACAAGATCACGAAGGTGGACCTGGCCATCGACCTGCAGGTGAATGAGGAGAATCTTGTGAAGAGGTTGACCATGAGGCGGACATGCAAGAACTGCGCTGCCGTCTTCCACTTGGAGTTCAATCCGCCCAAGGTCGCAGGCAGGTGCGACAAGTGCGGAGGAGAGCTCTACCAGCGCACAGACGATACGGAGAAGACGGTGCGTGAGAGGCTGAAGGTGTACAAAGAGTCCACCCTTCCCCTGGTCGAGTACTACAAGAGAAAGAACGTTCTCAAGACCGTGGACGCAGAGGGTGACATCGCGGAAGTGTATGTCCGCCTGGCGAAGGCGGTCAAGGGGAAGTGA
- a CDS encoding RimK family alpha-L-glutamate ligase, whose amino-acid sequence MASLGIFVNRQTVASGNQLHSLIKCRDAAEDLGHNADFIFPTEIKKVLKTDGLFIRHNTDPLNMAFVAAKMASLHNIPVIDDPSSIQICADKINMYYHLMKNGVPIPRTEFIGRKDVCPQRATELFDRWGTPLVLKEPGTSFSARVEKANDADEFVRLGKRFSRLSDIIVAQEFIRSSYDWRIGVLDGQLLYACKYHIPPETFKIQASVNGHIVYCRTESVPMDHIPSSVLETGLKAARSIGGGLYGVDLKESQGKVYVIEVNDNPSLDDGEDDHYPGIYHRIVRKLLESN is encoded by the coding sequence GTGGCTAGTCTGGGAATATTCGTGAACCGACAGACCGTGGCTTCAGGAAATCAGCTGCACTCCCTCATCAAATGCCGCGACGCCGCCGAGGACCTCGGGCACAATGCCGATTTCATCTTCCCTACGGAGATAAAGAAGGTCCTCAAGACCGATGGTCTCTTCATTCGTCACAATACCGACCCTCTGAACATGGCCTTCGTGGCGGCGAAAATGGCTAGTCTGCACAACATCCCGGTCATCGACGATCCGAGCTCGATCCAGATCTGCGCGGACAAGATCAACATGTACTACCATCTGATGAAGAACGGAGTGCCGATCCCGCGCACCGAGTTCATCGGGCGCAAGGACGTCTGCCCTCAGAGGGCCACCGAGCTCTTCGATCGCTGGGGCACCCCCCTGGTGCTCAAGGAGCCGGGCACGAGCTTCTCCGCCCGGGTGGAGAAGGCCAATGACGCCGATGAGTTCGTTCGCCTCGGGAAGCGCTTCTCCCGCCTCTCGGACATCATCGTGGCCCAGGAGTTCATTCGCTCCAGCTACGACTGGCGCATCGGGGTGCTGGACGGACAGCTGCTCTATGCCTGCAAGTATCACATCCCGCCGGAGACGTTCAAGATCCAGGCCTCGGTGAACGGCCACATCGTCTACTGCCGCACGGAGAGCGTGCCGATGGACCATATCCCCTCGTCCGTGCTAGAGACAGGGCTGAAGGCGGCCCGGTCCATCGGCGGCGGCCTGTACGGAGTCGACCTCAAGGAGTCCCAGGGAAAGGTGTACGTGATAGAGGTCAACGACAATCCTTCCCTGGATGACGGAGAGGATGACCATTACCCGGGCATCTATCACCGCATCGTGCGCAAGCTTCTGGAATCGAACTGA
- a CDS encoding biotin/lipoate A/B protein ligase family protein, with product MIDSGMAEPVYTVACDEAMLMARHVRIVPNTLHLYVRDRPTVSLGYFEHVEEAVDLEAVERHGVKLVRRVSGGSAIYTDPGQIIYALALDNEVVPATPEETFASVCAGVIKALDILGLKGEFKQVNDVLVNKRKISGSAQTRKWDVVLQHGTLMVDTNFEIMFDVLKMRKKGRSKDTVTSLAKELGEVPSMDKVKRALIAGFASTFNVEIVKGVLSHYETKTIESLIEEKYGQEKFTMGR from the coding sequence ATGATCGACAGCGGGATGGCGGAACCCGTGTACACGGTGGCCTGCGACGAGGCTATGCTCATGGCCAGACACGTCCGCATCGTTCCCAACACCCTGCACTTGTACGTTCGCGATAGGCCGACCGTTTCCCTCGGTTATTTCGAGCATGTAGAGGAGGCGGTGGACCTGGAAGCGGTCGAGAGGCACGGAGTGAAGCTGGTCCGCCGAGTGAGCGGAGGTAGCGCCATCTACACCGATCCAGGACAGATCATCTATGCTCTAGCCTTGGACAATGAGGTCGTACCCGCCACCCCGGAGGAAACGTTCGCCTCCGTGTGCGCAGGCGTGATCAAGGCCTTGGACATCCTCGGCCTCAAGGGCGAGTTCAAACAGGTGAACGACGTCCTAGTCAACAAGCGCAAGATCTCCGGCAGTGCCCAGACGCGCAAGTGGGACGTGGTCCTGCAGCACGGCACGCTCATGGTGGACACCAACTTCGAGATCATGTTCGACGTGCTCAAGATGCGCAAGAAAGGACGTTCCAAGGATACCGTCACCTCTCTGGCCAAAGAGCTGGGCGAGGTGCCGTCCATGGACAAGGTGAAGCGCGCCTTGATCGCGGGCTTCGCCAGCACGTTCAACGTGGAAATCGTGAAGGGCGTGCTCAGCCATTACGAAACGAAGACCATCGAGTCGCTGATCGAAGAGAAATACGGCCAGGAAAAGTTCACGATGGGGCGCTGA
- a CDS encoding RimK-like ATPgrasp N-terminal domain-containing protein → MKRKAERFLKEDEIVSLPMDECTHIVSENHFYKSEGYYALVKNEVNGVNTLPRSSDVIDAYVVPICLEKAKLEGMDVCDWEISYSYAPAPCIVYGMNYFSTPDEYMVAHDPEQVRRAVKHTTNSGRYPFCYQPLLPGEEPLKIAAVFGRLATEGDEQLAALARRTYEVFRIPLVSIVYVNREGKPLLSSMGPVKYSKLGRREREVLGQYLQAKWQPFQGEGESG, encoded by the coding sequence ATGAAGCGAAAGGCCGAGCGTTTCCTCAAGGAGGACGAGATCGTCTCTCTGCCAATGGACGAGTGCACGCACATCGTGAGCGAGAACCATTTCTACAAGAGCGAGGGCTACTACGCCCTGGTCAAGAACGAGGTCAATGGAGTGAACACCTTGCCTCGCAGCAGCGACGTGATCGATGCCTACGTGGTGCCGATATGCCTGGAGAAGGCGAAGCTGGAGGGTATGGACGTCTGCGACTGGGAGATCTCCTATTCCTATGCACCCGCTCCGTGCATCGTTTACGGCATGAACTACTTCTCCACACCGGATGAGTACATGGTGGCCCATGACCCTGAACAGGTCCGAAGGGCGGTCAAGCATACCACCAACAGCGGCCGTTATCCATTCTGCTACCAGCCGCTGTTGCCGGGAGAGGAACCTCTCAAGATCGCGGCGGTCTTCGGTAGACTGGCCACGGAAGGAGATGAGCAACTTGCCGCCTTGGCAAGGAGAACCTACGAGGTCTTCCGCATCCCTTTGGTGAGCATCGTGTACGTGAACCGGGAGGGCAAACCCTTGCTTTCGTCTATGGGCCCGGTCAAATACTCCAAGCTCGGACGACGGGAGCGAGAGGTCCTTGGTCAATATCTGCAGGCCAAGTGGCAACCCTTCCAAGGAGAGGGTGAGAGTGGCTAG
- a CDS encoding PKD domain-containing protein gives MKEMKARKLATGMLVAVLLLSSLALLPSTTVQAADTSAMISLNVVDALNVPVQGATVTLTETHTSKTYTSTSDAGGLATFSPLPGYYILRITKTGYFTQEYSTIVKFDGVSSKSLGAIQIHALPTQTGTLSLTVTRASDGLPAQNVVLKTVDILASPKMEKTYPSFTGSTTQIPYVSTYRLVISSVGFETEVRRVDIQNGVTTTVSVILNNSVLVNGFVYKAGVPPVGMNAVLVSNDITKYAEKRIIQAKVQGSNYFVFDAYPGTFSLMVDATDSLANMTTLNVLPNTPQSLTVNLVTNTGQSDVSHVSFYNNNWNTFNLTRITNMNFDAAVANIDYSNIPNIRMQIDFAFGDGNGQVSGPEYGAFYNRMKAFGPLNVTSEYLVKVSATKYLVSTDFSLLSFTGLGNTSVTSTSPYTGVMRTLYQSTASIANGENSYNVLGYAKYDTPSLDYKVTLKWPNGYEMTSNATQTTNVKVSGYLNVTIDTTVYTGTFEQVTIGIQKSVAPVAVGGASVPSAYAYAVTGTGGNILHYIVSTARDIAYTANGSSDPNGNPLKYSWNFVGQGTIGPFASPWTTYRINAASFNISVVLTVTDVAGLTNTATFFIKTDGLNPAADFTVRDKTIAAGVLNVDQNEALVFNGASSVDHIASPTDVGLIKTWKYTWGDGNTTTVGIGESQNVSKTYAQPGTFYMNLNTTDVAGHYNVKSITVQVKDKTPSVPSYKITKKNSSVEIVTAQENETLGFSANATYDPYDPFSNLNFTWDMGDGTKKYGNYVEHYYQKIQAFSVKLTVNNSAGITANLTKTLTITTSPRPDLRIVSMVFVPNVMTEGEQGTIRVNLTNVGNDKAGAPKVLFYIMRADGKKDSIGESSDLTINGSATSELKAGQYGLITFKWTPEAKGNYTIFANAVVDREINKADNTDTISVTVNEAAWKAVALYGGIFAVIIVVIVLFYMRKRLPKFPKLGKKSKVEEKEKKSSPSDRRK, from the coding sequence ATGAAAGAAATGAAAGCGAGGAAATTAGCAACAGGCATGCTGGTGGCAGTCCTGCTGCTGTCATCTTTGGCCCTATTGCCAAGCACGACAGTTCAGGCAGCCGACACCAGTGCGATGATATCGCTCAACGTGGTGGATGCTCTGAACGTTCCGGTTCAGGGAGCGACCGTCACGTTGACTGAAACCCACACCTCAAAGACATACACGAGCACCTCGGACGCCGGCGGTCTGGCAACGTTCTCCCCGCTTCCTGGTTACTATATACTAAGAATAACCAAGACGGGTTACTTCACCCAGGAGTACTCGACCATCGTAAAGTTCGACGGAGTCAGCTCCAAGTCTCTGGGAGCTATCCAGATCCACGCGCTGCCGACTCAGACCGGGACCCTTTCACTCACGGTCACTCGGGCCTCGGACGGATTGCCAGCACAGAACGTGGTCTTGAAGACCGTCGATATCCTGGCCAGCCCGAAGATGGAGAAGACCTACCCGTCATTCACCGGATCGACCACCCAGATACCCTACGTCTCGACCTACCGACTGGTCATCAGCTCGGTTGGCTTCGAAACGGAAGTGCGTCGGGTGGACATCCAGAACGGCGTGACGACGACCGTCAGCGTGATCCTGAACAACTCCGTTCTCGTGAACGGTTTCGTATACAAGGCGGGAGTGCCGCCTGTGGGCATGAACGCGGTCCTGGTGTCCAATGACATCACCAAGTATGCGGAGAAGAGGATCATCCAAGCGAAGGTGCAGGGATCGAACTACTTCGTGTTCGATGCTTACCCGGGCACTTTCTCTCTGATGGTCGATGCCACGGATTCGCTGGCAAACATGACCACCTTGAACGTTCTACCCAATACACCCCAGTCGCTGACCGTGAACCTAGTGACCAACACCGGCCAGAGCGACGTGTCGCACGTCTCCTTCTACAACAACAACTGGAACACGTTCAACCTGACCCGCATCACCAACATGAACTTCGATGCGGCCGTGGCGAACATTGACTACAGCAACATCCCCAATATCCGGATGCAGATCGACTTTGCCTTCGGCGATGGCAACGGTCAGGTCTCCGGTCCGGAGTACGGCGCCTTCTACAACCGCATGAAGGCCTTCGGTCCGTTGAACGTCACCAGCGAATATCTGGTCAAGGTAAGCGCCACCAAGTACCTAGTCTCGACCGACTTCTCGCTACTATCATTCACTGGACTAGGCAACACCTCGGTGACCTCTACGAGCCCGTACACCGGGGTCATGCGCACCCTGTATCAGTCGACAGCGAGCATCGCGAACGGAGAGAATTCCTACAACGTTCTCGGTTACGCCAAGTACGACACCCCGTCCCTGGACTACAAGGTGACACTGAAGTGGCCTAATGGCTACGAGATGACCAGCAACGCCACCCAGACGACGAACGTCAAGGTGTCAGGCTACCTCAACGTGACCATCGACACGACCGTTTACACGGGCACGTTCGAGCAGGTCACGATTGGCATTCAGAAGTCCGTGGCCCCGGTCGCTGTGGGCGGAGCGAGTGTCCCGTCTGCCTACGCATACGCGGTCACTGGAACCGGTGGGAATATCCTTCACTACATCGTGTCCACCGCCCGTGATATAGCCTACACCGCCAACGGATCCTCGGACCCCAACGGTAACCCGCTCAAATACAGCTGGAACTTCGTCGGTCAGGGAACGATCGGACCGTTTGCCAGCCCCTGGACGACCTACCGCATCAACGCGGCCTCCTTCAATATCAGCGTAGTGCTGACCGTGACGGATGTCGCTGGTCTGACCAACACGGCCACCTTCTTCATCAAGACGGATGGACTCAATCCAGCGGCGGACTTCACGGTTCGTGACAAGACCATAGCCGCGGGCGTGCTTAACGTCGATCAGAACGAGGCCTTGGTCTTCAACGGCGCCAGCTCGGTGGATCACATCGCCAGCCCAACGGACGTGGGTCTGATCAAGACCTGGAAGTACACCTGGGGCGACGGCAACACGACCACCGTGGGGATCGGTGAGAGCCAGAACGTCAGCAAGACCTACGCCCAGCCGGGCACCTTCTACATGAACTTGAACACCACCGATGTGGCAGGCCATTACAATGTCAAGTCTATCACCGTGCAGGTGAAGGACAAGACCCCATCAGTGCCGAGCTATAAGATCACCAAGAAGAACTCCAGTGTGGAGATCGTCACCGCGCAGGAGAACGAGACTCTTGGCTTCAGCGCCAATGCCACCTATGACCCCTATGACCCGTTCAGCAACCTGAACTTCACCTGGGACATGGGCGATGGTACGAAGAAGTACGGCAACTACGTTGAGCACTACTACCAGAAGATCCAGGCCTTCAGCGTGAAACTGACGGTGAACAACTCGGCCGGCATCACTGCGAACCTGACCAAGACGCTGACCATCACCACCTCGCCTCGACCGGACCTGAGGATCGTTTCCATGGTCTTCGTTCCGAACGTGATGACGGAGGGCGAGCAGGGCACCATAAGGGTGAATCTCACCAATGTCGGCAACGACAAGGCTGGGGCGCCGAAGGTGCTGTTCTACATCATGCGCGCGGACGGCAAGAAGGACTCCATCGGAGAGAGTTCGGACCTGACCATCAACGGCAGTGCAACGAGCGAGCTGAAGGCGGGTCAGTATGGCCTGATCACCTTCAAGTGGACGCCAGAGGCCAAGGGCAACTACACCATCTTCGCCAACGCCGTGGTGGACCGGGAGATCAACAAAGCCGACAACACTGACACCATATCGGTGACGGTGAACGAGGCCGCCTGGAAAGCCGTCGCTCTGTATGGCGGAATCTTCGCGGTGATCATCGTGGTCATCGTTCTCTTCTACATGCGCAAGCGCCTGCCCAAGTTCCCCAAGCTCGGCAAAAAGAGCAAGGTCGAAGAGAAAGAGAAGAAGTCCTCTCCGTCGGATAGAAGGAAGTAG
- a CDS encoding GNAT family protein, with the protein MLKGENVGLRPLETEDAWLLYRWFNDQRVLEDLGAEHLYFAVSMEEERRIVEHMVNDQDALWFIVQRLKGDEAIGITGLANLDARTASAELRIVIGEPGQWGKGHGAEAIQMLLDHAFNVKNLHRVYLRVVEYNQRAISCYKKCGFMLEGRTRHDHFHKGRWRDALRMSILEDEFRGRKDASG; encoded by the coding sequence ATGCTCAAGGGTGAGAATGTAGGGTTGAGGCCACTGGAGACAGAGGATGCCTGGCTCCTCTACCGCTGGTTCAACGACCAGCGGGTACTGGAGGACCTGGGCGCAGAACACCTGTACTTCGCGGTCTCCATGGAGGAGGAGCGTCGCATCGTGGAGCACATGGTGAACGATCAGGATGCCCTCTGGTTCATCGTTCAGAGGCTGAAGGGAGACGAGGCGATTGGCATCACAGGCCTGGCGAACCTCGACGCCCGCACCGCTTCGGCCGAGCTACGCATAGTCATCGGAGAGCCGGGGCAGTGGGGCAAGGGACATGGAGCGGAGGCCATCCAGATGCTGCTCGACCACGCCTTCAACGTCAAGAACCTGCACCGCGTCTATTTGCGAGTGGTGGAATACAATCAGCGGGCGATATCCTGCTACAAGAAATGCGGCTTCATGCTGGAGGGGAGGACGAGGCACGACCACTTCCATAAAGGAAGATGGAGGGATGCGCTGCGCATGAGCATCTTGGAGGACGAGTTCAGGGGGCGGAAGGATGCTTCAGGGTAA
- a CDS encoding GNAT family N-acetyltransferase codes for MVQISKLKEQDKGHVRALELFIMKEYFEATLHRKWEDLSQEFIDQLGASSKGSFEHYFEQGLSFIAKENGQIVGFVFAQVVEHMSNLPKAVWVENIGVHPSYRRRGIGYQLLRKVAQESKKKGAKALQSAIMPDNPKSIMLHKKAGFFMDARKIAFLDLEALK; via the coding sequence ATGGTGCAGATCAGCAAGCTCAAGGAACAGGACAAGGGGCACGTGCGAGCGTTGGAGCTCTTCATCATGAAGGAGTACTTCGAAGCTACCCTGCACCGCAAGTGGGAGGATCTGAGCCAGGAGTTCATCGACCAGCTCGGTGCCTCCTCTAAGGGTTCGTTCGAGCATTACTTTGAACAGGGGCTGAGTTTCATCGCGAAGGAGAATGGGCAGATCGTTGGCTTCGTCTTCGCTCAGGTGGTCGAGCATATGAGCAACCTGCCCAAGGCGGTCTGGGTGGAGAACATCGGCGTGCATCCTAGCTATCGTCGCCGGGGCATAGGCTACCAGCTTCTGCGCAAGGTGGCCCAAGAAAGCAAGAAGAAGGGGGCGAAGGCGCTGCAGAGCGCCATCATGCCGGACAACCCCAAGTCCATCATGTTGCACAAGAAGGCGGGCTTCTTCATGGACGCGCGCAAGATCGCGTTCCTGGACCTGGAAGCGCTCAAGTGA
- a CDS encoding formate--phosphoribosylaminoimidazolecarboxamide ligase family protein, protein MIDRDKVLDNLRRYRPDKIKIGVLGSHSALDVCDGAVDEGFRSLAVCQEGREKTYSVYFRAHRDIGGELVRGMVDDVIVLKRFKDIMNPDVQRQMVRDHVLFVPNRSFTSYCGMDAVENDFEVPLIGSRNLLRSEDRGFERDYYWLLEQAGLPYPKKVARPEDIDRLTIIKLHHAKKKLERGFFTASSFDEYEQKSKQLIDQGVIDQETLSQARMEEYIIGPVFNLDFFYSPLEDHCSKIELLGIDWRFESSLDGHVRLPAAQQLALNEKQMVPEYTVCGHNSATLRESLLENAFELAERFVKVTQEQYAPGIIGPFCLQTCVDKDLNFFIYDVAPRIGGGTNVHMNVGHSYGNALWRREMSTGRRLAKEVRIAIAEERLEDIVT, encoded by the coding sequence GTGATCGACCGGGACAAGGTGCTCGACAACCTACGCAGATACAGGCCAGACAAGATCAAGATCGGAGTGCTTGGCTCCCATTCTGCCTTGGACGTTTGTGATGGCGCGGTGGACGAGGGATTTCGCAGCCTGGCGGTCTGTCAGGAAGGAAGGGAGAAGACCTATTCCGTGTATTTCCGAGCGCACCGGGACATCGGCGGGGAGCTGGTTCGGGGGATGGTGGACGATGTCATCGTTCTCAAGAGGTTCAAGGACATCATGAATCCAGATGTGCAGCGACAGATGGTGCGAGACCATGTCCTCTTCGTGCCCAATCGTTCATTCACCTCCTATTGCGGCATGGATGCGGTGGAGAACGATTTTGAAGTGCCTCTCATAGGCAGCAGGAACCTGCTGCGCTCGGAGGACCGGGGGTTCGAGCGCGACTATTACTGGCTGCTAGAACAGGCTGGCCTTCCCTATCCCAAGAAGGTCGCTCGGCCAGAAGATATCGACCGTCTCACCATAATCAAGCTTCATCACGCCAAGAAGAAGTTGGAGAGGGGCTTCTTCACCGCTTCCTCGTTCGATGAGTACGAGCAGAAGTCCAAGCAGCTCATCGACCAAGGGGTCATCGATCAGGAGACGCTCTCGCAGGCAAGGATGGAGGAGTACATCATCGGACCGGTGTTCAATCTGGACTTCTTCTATTCGCCGCTCGAGGACCACTGCAGCAAGATCGAGCTGCTGGGCATCGATTGGCGCTTCGAGAGCTCGCTTGACGGCCATGTCAGACTGCCAGCGGCGCAACAGCTCGCGCTCAACGAGAAGCAGATGGTGCCCGAATACACGGTCTGCGGGCACAACTCGGCCACCCTGAGGGAATCGTTGCTGGAGAACGCCTTCGAGCTGGCGGAGAGGTTCGTGAAGGTCACACAGGAACAATACGCTCCGGGCATCATCGGGCCATTCTGCCTGCAGACCTGCGTGGACAAGGACCTCAACTTCTTCATCTACGACGTCGCGCCGCGCATCGGAGGGGGGACGAACGTGCACATGAACGTGGGTCATTCCTACGGCAACGCGCTCTGGCGTCGAGAGATGAGCACTGGGCGTCGCCTTGCCAAAGAGGTCCGCATCGCCATTGCCGAGGAGCGGCTCGAAGACATCGTCACCTAG
- a CDS encoding GNAT family protein translates to MLQGKLTRLRAPERGDLPSFVKWFNDPEVTQFLLRSPPMGMEEEERWFSSLLTAEGKVFSIETLEGKLIGNLGIIHIDHTNRKADIGIVIGEKDYWSKGYGTDALVVILGYMFDELNTERIWLYADGDNERAQKCYRKCGFRKEGVLRHNRFKDGRFTDDVVMSILRNEWRKMHPLQD, encoded by the coding sequence ATGCTTCAGGGTAAGCTCACCCGACTGAGGGCTCCGGAACGAGGGGACCTGCCTTCTTTCGTCAAATGGTTCAACGACCCCGAGGTGACGCAGTTCCTGCTGCGCAGCCCGCCCATGGGCATGGAGGAAGAGGAACGCTGGTTCTCTTCCCTGCTGACCGCTGAGGGGAAGGTATTCAGCATCGAGACCTTGGAGGGCAAGCTGATCGGCAACCTGGGCATCATCCACATCGACCATACGAATCGCAAGGCCGACATCGGCATCGTCATCGGCGAGAAGGACTACTGGAGCAAGGGGTATGGCACCGACGCCCTCGTCGTCATCCTTGGTTACATGTTCGACGAACTGAACACGGAGAGGATCTGGCTCTACGCCGATGGGGACAACGAGCGAGCGCAGAAGTGCTACCGCAAGTGTGGCTTCCGCAAGGAAGGGGTGCTCCGCCACAACCGCTTCAAGGACGGCAGGTTCACCGACGACGTCGTGATGTCGATCCTCAGGAACGAATGGCGGAAGATGCATCCCCTGCAGGATTGA
- the argS gene encoding arginine--tRNA ligase, with the protein MDPYEPFAQEVRRLLQETLSQIGVQAQLEMELPDPQIGADFAFPCFPLAKQMRKAPADIAEELASKIPPSPLVEKVFAERGYLNFRIDQALLAKNTLEAILEQKGAYGQGEPKGNRVLLEHTSVNPTGPIHVGRARNPLIGDTLGRCLRVCGYQVTTEYLVNDVGRQVVLLTWALENIPPSEVSPASDRQKGDHQLVGYYQKANELLESDPRVDQEIAEMLRRFEVGDADVINRVRKTTERMLDGIKSSLQDMDVSLDRYIWESQFIISGEAKQVVDRLKASPYCHEEGGAFYLDLSEFGIHGRDTKFFFTRSDGTTLYTTRDMAYHLDKFKRADTLINVLGEDQKLGQAHLAAALKILGEERAPENVFYAFVSLPEGRMSTRKGLVVYLDDLIDEAEERAYEEVKKRRTDLTEERMRAIARDIGRGALRFNIVRVQAEKALVFKWEEALNFDGNSAPFLQYSHARCCSILRKAGEYKHIAAPEKLLDECERKLIRVLAQYPGVVRESGEKRRVHLMPAYGHEVASAFNQFYAYVPVLRSGDLQDARLSLVEATMWTLRGVLDSLGIAAPEEM; encoded by the coding sequence ATGGATCCATACGAACCGTTCGCTCAGGAGGTTCGCAGACTGCTGCAGGAGACCTTGTCCCAGATAGGTGTCCAGGCACAACTGGAGATGGAGCTTCCAGATCCGCAGATCGGTGCCGATTTCGCCTTTCCCTGTTTCCCATTGGCCAAACAGATGCGCAAGGCACCTGCGGATATCGCCGAAGAGCTGGCATCAAAGATACCCCCCTCTCCGTTGGTGGAGAAGGTCTTCGCTGAGAGAGGCTATCTCAATTTCCGCATCGACCAAGCGCTCCTTGCCAAAAACACTCTGGAAGCCATCCTGGAACAGAAAGGTGCCTACGGACAAGGAGAGCCCAAAGGGAACAGGGTGCTCCTGGAGCATACTTCCGTGAACCCGACTGGACCGATACACGTCGGTCGGGCACGCAACCCGCTTATCGGAGATACGTTGGGCAGATGCTTGCGCGTCTGCGGATACCAGGTCACGACCGAGTACCTGGTCAACGACGTCGGCAGGCAGGTGGTGCTGCTCACCTGGGCCTTAGAGAACATCCCCCCTTCGGAAGTAAGCCCTGCCTCGGACCGACAAAAGGGCGATCACCAGCTAGTGGGCTACTATCAGAAGGCGAACGAGCTTCTCGAATCGGATCCCCGCGTCGACCAAGAGATAGCGGAGATGTTGCGCCGGTTCGAGGTTGGCGACGCTGACGTCATCAATCGCGTCCGCAAGACCACAGAGCGCATGTTGGACGGGATCAAGTCCTCGCTCCAGGACATGGATGTGAGCTTGGACCGCTACATATGGGAATCGCAGTTCATCATTAGCGGCGAGGCGAAGCAGGTTGTGGACCGTCTCAAAGCCTCCCCCTATTGCCATGAGGAAGGAGGGGCGTTCTACCTGGACCTGTCGGAGTTCGGCATCCACGGTCGGGATACCAAGTTCTTCTTCACCCGCAGCGACGGCACGACCCTCTACACCACCAGGGATATGGCATATCACCTGGACAAGTTCAAGCGCGCGGACACGCTCATCAACGTGCTCGGCGAGGACCAGAAGCTCGGCCAGGCGCATCTCGCGGCGGCGCTCAAGATACTGGGCGAGGAGAGGGCGCCGGAGAACGTCTTCTATGCCTTCGTCTCACTGCCTGAGGGTCGGATGTCCACCCGAAAGGGACTGGTGGTCTATCTGGACGATCTCATCGATGAAGCAGAGGAACGCGCCTACGAAGAGGTCAAGAAGCGCCGCACCGACCTCACCGAAGAAAGAATGAGGGCCATCGCCCGGGACATCGGTCGAGGAGCGCTGCGCTTCAATATCGTCCGGGTGCAGGCCGAGAAGGCATTGGTCTTCAAGTGGGAGGAGGCGCTCAATTTCGACGGCAACTCCGCTCCCTTCCTGCAATACTCACATGCACGCTGCTGCAGCATCCTGCGCAAGGCCGGGGAATACAAGCACATAGCCGCCCCGGAGAAGCTTCTGGACGAGTGCGAGCGAAAGCTTATCCGAGTGCTCGCCCAATACCCCGGCGTTGTCCGAGAGTCCGGGGAGAAAAGGAGGGTCCACCTGATGCCCGCCTACGGCCACGAAGTGGCGTCGGCCTTCAACCAGTTCTACGCCTACGTGCCTGTGCTGCGATCGGGAGATCTGCAGGACGCGAGGCTCTCTCTGGTCGAGGCCACGATGTGGACGCTCCGCGGCGTACTCGATTCCCTGGGCATTGCCGCTCCGGAGGAAATGTGA